CGCAGACTTAACGAGTTCGGGGTAGTGCAAAGCCTGATTGCTATCAAGATTACCCTCGATAACCAGTGACAATATAGTTAACTCGTTGACCGATGTTAGTGCTATGATCTGCCATGCGTTCTAAATGTCGGATAGTCAGAGTTAATAATAAAATAGGCTCGACACAACCCCTAATCTCTTGATAAGCTAATTGTTGATACAATAGCTCATAGGCGTCATCTACCACGTCATCAAGTTGTTTAACTCCTAATCCTGTGGCTGCATCTAAACTAGCTAGAGCACTTAAACTAGTAGATAACATAAATTGCGCATGGTAGGACATTTGTTTAATTTCCCCTAAGAGAGGATGGGGAGGATAGGAAAGAAGTTTAATGGCTATTTCCGTTAAATCTTGGGCGTAGTCACCGATTCTCTCTAAATCCCTGACTAGTTGCATCGACGCTGTAAGTATGCGCAAATCCTGTGCTAGGGGGGCTTGTGTCGTCATTATTAAAGCACAGTCTAACTCAATTTTACGATAGTAAGCGTCTATTTCTTTATCTAATTTAATAATTTGTTCAGCTGCATCTAAATAACCTTCAAAGAGACATTGATGACTTAAGCGAAAAGATTGTTCTACTAAACTACCCATACGTAAAACATCTTGTTCAACTCTTCTCAGACAACGTTCTAGTGGGGTGGCTACAGTTGATGTTTTTCTGTAGTAAGGGTTAATCACAGGAGTTAGGGTTTAATCACACGGCTTTAGATTTAATTATAGCTCTGTCTAATATTAGGTGGAACGGTGTTACTCAATACTATACC
The DNA window shown above is from Gloeocapsa sp. DLM2.Bin57 and carries:
- the phoU gene encoding phosphate transport system regulatory protein PhoU, whose product is MINPYYRKTSTVATPLERCLRRVEQDVLRMGSLVEQSFRLSHQCLFEGYLDAAEQIIKLDKEIDAYYRKIELDCALIMTTQAPLAQDLRILTASMQLVRDLERIGDYAQDLTEIAIKLLSYPPHPLLGEIKQMSYHAQFMLSTSLSALASLDAATGLGVKQLDDVVDDAYELLYQQLAYQEIRGCVEPILLLTLTIRHLERMADHSTNIGQRVNYIVTGYRG